The following proteins are co-located in the Pyxicephalus adspersus chromosome Z, UCB_Pads_2.0, whole genome shotgun sequence genome:
- the AVPR2 gene encoding vasopressin V2 receptor: MPETQSPLVTVSANITSEDGDKLNPYITQWSIALLTIILIFATFGNSLVLFTLLRRRKHNALMHTFMIHLCLADLVVAFFQVLPQLIWDIIDRFPGPDVLCRSVRYLQVVGMFVSSYMIVAMTFDRHQAICRPMMTFKKGSARWNIPVCLAWGASAVLSLPQVFIFSRTEVHPGVYDCWAHFVQPWGLKAYITWITLAVLILPALFITTCQVLIFREIHHSLHLGTERSPRSRRKGKLVSGTNGISSISDSGVTKAMSKTVRMTLAIVLIYVICWAPFFIAQLWNVWNKGSNVSLRILMILASLNSCTNPWIYTIFSSSVSKDVQAILCCGCKKRQRKNSLPEDSCFTGTISLPKESLY, encoded by the exons atgCCTGAAACCCAGAGCCCCCTTGTTACTGTCAGTGCCAACATCACTAGCGAAGATGGTGACAAGTTAAATCCTTACATCACACAATGGAGTATTGCTCTCCTAACCATCATCCTAATTTTTGCTACCTTTGGAAACTCTCTGGTTCTTTTCACCCTACTTAGACGGCGCAAGCACAATGCCCTCATGCACACATTCATGATCCATCTTTGCCTGGCAGACTTGGTGGTGGCTTTCTTCCAGGTTTTACCACAGCTTATTTGGGACATCATTGACAGATTTCCTGGTCCAGATGTTCTGTGTCGCTCAGTAAGATATCTCCAGGTTGTTGGAATGTTTGTATCTTCCTACATGATAGTGGCCATGACTTTTGATAGGCATCAAGCAATTTGTCGCCCTATGATGACTTTTAAAAAGGGTTCAGCTCGATGGAATATCCCTGTATGTTTGGCTTGGGGGGCATCTGCAGTTCTTAGCCTTcctcaggtttttattttctccagaaCAGAGGTCCACCCAGGAGTCTATGACTGCTGGGCACATTTTGTGCAACCATGGGGTCTTAAAGCTTATATAACATGGATAACTTTAGCTGTCCTTATCCTGCCAGCTTTGTTTATTACAACATGCCAAGTCCTGATTTTTAGAGAGATTCACCACAGTCTGCATTTGGGGACAGAACGCTCACCAAGGTCAAGACGAAAAGGAAAACTGGTTAGCGGGACAAATGGCATATCATCAATTTCAGATTCTGGTGTGACAAAGGCCATGTCGAAGACTGTGAGAATGACTCTCGCCATTGTACTAATATATGTGATATGCTGGGCTCCATTTTTTATTGCTCAGCTGTGGAATGTCTGGAATAAAGGTTCAAATG TTTCTCTCAGGATTTTGATGATCCTAGCCAGCCTGAACAGTTGTACAAATCCGTGGATCTACACCATCTTCAGCAGCAGTGTTTCCAAAGATGTCCAAGCCATTCTGTGCTGTGGCTGTAAAAAAAGACAACGTAAAAACTCTTTGCCTGAAGACTCTTGTTTCACTGGTACCATCTCATTACCCAAAGAGTCCTTGTACTAA
- the LOC140343640 gene encoding uncharacterized protein isoform X1 translates to MKCLSFTGFIHLFILFFLTFAVKPSYGREVQFLNEKTIAYVPEESSLDKQHDRQRFRGDNYAARNADMNKAIFKEAIKKIADAAKTFSDEKDRGGEVSIEAENAIKKLGEAIETYHFKQAKGEQPSIEELKNAMEKLDSIHSIYKNKQAKGEQPSNEELKNGMEKLDNMHSTHKEQKAKESGEAVPVVVTAAQTGNARTPLLPNKVVTDQPLPKNKVTNAPPSMSIIKNTPVTKSGNDDIKAFFTLIKKELKNQLRSYIIMTVSILGTLILLGSIAIVWIIYYLRPKPGKQIYLEKEEKTPSPVESTIEEESTSKSSESVYETP, encoded by the exons ATGAAATGCTTAAGTTTTACaggttttatacatttattcattctATTTTTTCTGACATTCGCTGTCAAGCCTTCATATGGAAGAGAAG ttCAATTCCTGAATGAGAAGACCATTGCTTATGTACCCGAAGAAAGCAGCCTGGACAAAC AACATGATAGACAACGATTTCGTGGGGACAATTATGCCGCAAGAAATG cGGACATGAATAAAGCCATTTTCAAAGAAG ccattaaaaaaattgcagatgcTGCCAAGACCTTTTCTG ATGAAAAAGACAGAGGAGGGGAAGTTAGCATTGAGGCAGAAAATG ccataAAAAAACTTGGAGAAGCTATAGAGACCTACCATT TTAAACAAGCCAAAGGGGAACAACCTTCTATTGAGGAACTGAAAAATG CCATGGAAAAACTGGACAGTATACATAGTATCTACAAAA ataaacaaGCCAAAGGGGAACAACCTTCTAATGAGGAACTGAAAAATG gcatGGAAAAACTGGACAATATGCACAGTACCCACAAAG aacaaaAAGCCAAGGAAAGTGGGGAAGCAGTTCCTGTGGTTGTCACTGCAGCTCAGACAGGAAATG CCAGAACACCACTTCTGCCAAACAAAGTGGTGACCGACCAACCTCTGCCTAAAAACAAGGTGACCAACGCACCACCATCCATGTCAATAATCAAGAACACACCTGTGACTAAGAGTGGAAATG ATgacattaaagctttttttacgtTAATAAAGAAAGAACTGAAGAACCAACTGAGATCCTACATAATAATGACAGTGTCTATTTTGGGAACACTGATACTTCTTGGATCTATTGCTATTGTATGGATCATCTACTACCTC CGTCCAAAGCCTGGCAAACAAATTTATttggaaaaggaagaaaaaactcCTTCTCCAGTAGAGTCTACGATAGAGGAAGAAAGTACCAGCAAGTCCAGTGAGTCTGTCTATGAGACCCCCTGA
- the LOC140343640 gene encoding uncharacterized protein isoform X2 — MKCLSFTGFIHLFILFFLTFAVKPSYGREEHDRQRFRGDNYAARNADMNKAIFKEAIKKIADAAKTFSDEKDRGGEVSIEAENAIKKLGEAIETYHFKQAKGEQPSIEELKNAMEKLDSIHSIYKNKQAKGEQPSNEELKNGMEKLDNMHSTHKEQKAKESGEAVPVVVTAAQTGNARTPLLPNKVVTDQPLPKNKVTNAPPSMSIIKNTPVTKSGNDDIKAFFTLIKKELKNQLRSYIIMTVSILGTLILLGSIAIVWIIYYLRPKPGKQIYLEKEEKTPSPVESTIEEESTSKSSESVYETP; from the exons ATGAAATGCTTAAGTTTTACaggttttatacatttattcattctATTTTTTCTGACATTCGCTGTCAAGCCTTCATATGGAAGAGAAG AACATGATAGACAACGATTTCGTGGGGACAATTATGCCGCAAGAAATG cGGACATGAATAAAGCCATTTTCAAAGAAG ccattaaaaaaattgcagatgcTGCCAAGACCTTTTCTG ATGAAAAAGACAGAGGAGGGGAAGTTAGCATTGAGGCAGAAAATG ccataAAAAAACTTGGAGAAGCTATAGAGACCTACCATT TTAAACAAGCCAAAGGGGAACAACCTTCTATTGAGGAACTGAAAAATG CCATGGAAAAACTGGACAGTATACATAGTATCTACAAAA ataaacaaGCCAAAGGGGAACAACCTTCTAATGAGGAACTGAAAAATG gcatGGAAAAACTGGACAATATGCACAGTACCCACAAAG aacaaaAAGCCAAGGAAAGTGGGGAAGCAGTTCCTGTGGTTGTCACTGCAGCTCAGACAGGAAATG CCAGAACACCACTTCTGCCAAACAAAGTGGTGACCGACCAACCTCTGCCTAAAAACAAGGTGACCAACGCACCACCATCCATGTCAATAATCAAGAACACACCTGTGACTAAGAGTGGAAATG ATgacattaaagctttttttacgtTAATAAAGAAAGAACTGAAGAACCAACTGAGATCCTACATAATAATGACAGTGTCTATTTTGGGAACACTGATACTTCTTGGATCTATTGCTATTGTATGGATCATCTACTACCTC CGTCCAAAGCCTGGCAAACAAATTTATttggaaaaggaagaaaaaactcCTTCTCCAGTAGAGTCTACGATAGAGGAAGAAAGTACCAGCAAGTCCAGTGAGTCTGTCTATGAGACCCCCTGA
- the LOC140343640 gene encoding uncharacterized protein isoform X3 yields MKCLSFTGFIHLFILFFLTFAVKPSYGREVQFLNEKTIAYVPEESSLDKQHDRQRFRGDNYAARNADMNKAIFKEAIKKIADAAKTFSDEKDRGGEVSIEAENAIKKLGEAIETYHFKQAKGEQPSIEELKNAMEKLDSIHSIYKNKQAKGEQPSNEELKNGMEKLDNMHSTHKEQKAKESGEAVPVVVTAAQTGNDDIKAFFTLIKKELKNQLRSYIIMTVSILGTLILLGSIAIVWIIYYLRPKPGKQIYLEKEEKTPSPVESTIEEESTSKSSESVYETP; encoded by the exons ATGAAATGCTTAAGTTTTACaggttttatacatttattcattctATTTTTTCTGACATTCGCTGTCAAGCCTTCATATGGAAGAGAAG ttCAATTCCTGAATGAGAAGACCATTGCTTATGTACCCGAAGAAAGCAGCCTGGACAAAC AACATGATAGACAACGATTTCGTGGGGACAATTATGCCGCAAGAAATG cGGACATGAATAAAGCCATTTTCAAAGAAG ccattaaaaaaattgcagatgcTGCCAAGACCTTTTCTG ATGAAAAAGACAGAGGAGGGGAAGTTAGCATTGAGGCAGAAAATG ccataAAAAAACTTGGAGAAGCTATAGAGACCTACCATT TTAAACAAGCCAAAGGGGAACAACCTTCTATTGAGGAACTGAAAAATG CCATGGAAAAACTGGACAGTATACATAGTATCTACAAAA ataaacaaGCCAAAGGGGAACAACCTTCTAATGAGGAACTGAAAAATG gcatGGAAAAACTGGACAATATGCACAGTACCCACAAAG aacaaaAAGCCAAGGAAAGTGGGGAAGCAGTTCCTGTGGTTGTCACTGCAGCTCAGACAGGAAATG ATgacattaaagctttttttacgtTAATAAAGAAAGAACTGAAGAACCAACTGAGATCCTACATAATAATGACAGTGTCTATTTTGGGAACACTGATACTTCTTGGATCTATTGCTATTGTATGGATCATCTACTACCTC CGTCCAAAGCCTGGCAAACAAATTTATttggaaaaggaagaaaaaactcCTTCTCCAGTAGAGTCTACGATAGAGGAAGAAAGTACCAGCAAGTCCAGTGAGTCTGTCTATGAGACCCCCTGA